In one window of Thermodesulfobacteriota bacterium DNA:
- a CDS encoding outer membrane protein transport protein, which translates to MLPGTVNASGFKVDQQGAKALGMANAYAATADDPSAIYFNPAGLAGQRDPALYLGAFALAPSTEFKDPSGAEVEMDELFVAPHFYLTYPYRNVSFGLGVYAPFGLGTNWSEAGVARYQATESEIDTLNINPAIAMRVRPWLLVGAGVDYMRSSATLKKMVDQSLVGGADARSSLEGDGYGWGYNAGVIIIPAESFRLGVSYRSAIDVDFDGSASLDNIAPALQPLFGGASFVTNARTSIEFPATLMIGAAYEATENTTVELDFERTYWSSYESLDIDLQNEVQPAGFTDTSEPKDWRDIWAVRAGVEYRAAERISLRGGYVFQNNPVPDHTLEPRLPDSDQHNISFGIGYKAANLVIDAAYMFAYFENREAENSILSGEYRTSGHSAGLSIGYRF; encoded by the coding sequence GGCACGGTTAACGCCTCCGGGTTCAAGGTGGACCAGCAAGGGGCGAAAGCGCTGGGGATGGCAAACGCCTATGCCGCGACTGCCGACGACCCCTCGGCAATCTACTTCAATCCCGCAGGACTGGCAGGGCAGCGGGACCCTGCCCTGTATCTTGGCGCATTCGCGCTGGCTCCCTCGACGGAATTCAAGGATCCCTCCGGCGCCGAGGTGGAGATGGACGAGCTGTTCGTAGCGCCGCATTTTTACTTGACCTACCCGTACCGGAACGTCAGTTTCGGCCTTGGCGTCTACGCGCCTTTCGGGCTCGGCACGAACTGGAGCGAAGCAGGGGTGGCCAGATACCAGGCTACCGAGAGCGAAATCGACACCCTGAATATAAATCCGGCAATAGCCATGCGCGTCCGGCCCTGGCTATTGGTGGGCGCCGGGGTCGATTACATGAGGTCGAGCGCGACCCTAAAAAAAATGGTCGACCAGTCGCTCGTGGGCGGCGCCGACGCGCGGTCCAGCCTTGAAGGCGATGGCTACGGCTGGGGGTACAATGCCGGGGTCATAATCATCCCTGCCGAAAGCTTCAGGCTCGGCGTATCGTACCGCAGCGCGATAGATGTCGACTTCGACGGCTCGGCGTCACTTGATAATATCGCACCGGCCCTTCAGCCGCTATTCGGAGGGGCCTCATTTGTAACGAATGCCCGGACCAGCATAGAATTCCCGGCTACCCTGATGATAGGGGCCGCTTACGAAGCAACGGAAAATACGACAGTGGAGCTCGATTTTGAAAGGACATACTGGTCGAGCTACGAAAGCCTCGATATCGACCTGCAAAACGAGGTTCAGCCGGCAGGTTTTACCGATACAAGCGAACCAAAAGACTGGAGGGACATCTGGGCCGTAAGGGCGGGGGTCGAATACAGGGCCGCGGAGCGCATATCATTGAGGGGCGGGTATGTATTCCAGAATAACCCGGTGCCGGACCACACGCTGGAGCCCAGGCTTCCGGATTCCGACCAGCACAATATCAGTTTCGGAATTGGCTACAAAGCAGCGAATCTCGTAATCGATGCCGCTTATATGTTTGCATATTTCGAGAACCGGGAAGCCGAGAACAGCATCTTAAGCGGCGAATACCGCACTTCCGGCCATTCCGCGGGGTTGAGTATCGGCTACAGGTTCTGA